The following are encoded together in the Nocardioides sp. Arc9.136 genome:
- a CDS encoding NADH:flavin oxidoreductase has product MTSLADPLALAHGPEWANRFALAPLTNTQSNADGTLSDDEHHWLEARGRGGFGLVMTAAAYVAPAGQAWAGQLGIASDDHLPGLTRLADALRTTGAVSSVQLHHGGRRADPALTGRANQCPWDEPAKGAVAMTTDEVEQAVADFVAAAVRAERAGFDGVEVHGAHGYLVGQFLDARHNHRTDGYGGSFDDRSRLLREVLEGIRAATGPDFQLGLRLTPEGSGITLEEGRETARQVMTSGLLDYLDMSLWDVFMASRFGAEGLLVEHFADLPRGGTRLGVAGKVLSAADARWCLERGADFVSVGTGAILHHDFAARAAADPDFRVRERPVTRDVLRAERVGPAFIDYLAAGWDDLVA; this is encoded by the coding sequence GTGACCTCCCTCGCCGACCCGCTCGCGCTCGCCCACGGCCCGGAGTGGGCCAACCGCTTCGCGCTGGCACCGCTGACCAACACCCAGAGCAACGCCGACGGCACGCTGTCCGACGACGAGCACCACTGGCTGGAGGCGCGCGGCCGCGGTGGCTTCGGGCTGGTCATGACGGCGGCGGCGTACGTCGCGCCGGCGGGCCAGGCGTGGGCCGGCCAGCTCGGCATCGCCTCCGACGACCACCTGCCCGGGCTCACCCGGCTCGCCGACGCCCTGCGCACCACCGGCGCCGTCTCCTCGGTCCAACTCCACCACGGCGGCCGGCGCGCGGACCCGGCACTGACCGGCCGGGCCAACCAGTGCCCCTGGGACGAGCCGGCGAAGGGCGCGGTCGCGATGACGACCGACGAGGTGGAGCAGGCCGTGGCCGACTTCGTCGCCGCCGCGGTGCGCGCGGAGCGGGCCGGCTTCGACGGGGTTGAGGTGCACGGCGCGCACGGCTACCTCGTCGGGCAGTTCCTCGACGCCCGACACAACCACCGCACCGACGGGTACGGCGGCTCCTTCGACGACCGGTCCCGCCTCCTGCGCGAGGTGCTCGAGGGCATCCGCGCCGCGACCGGGCCGGACTTCCAGCTCGGGCTGCGGCTCACGCCGGAAGGCAGCGGGATCACCCTCGAGGAGGGGCGCGAGACCGCCCGGCAGGTGATGACCTCGGGGCTGCTGGACTACCTCGACATGTCGCTGTGGGACGTCTTCATGGCCTCCCGGTTCGGCGCCGAGGGGCTGCTGGTCGAGCACTTCGCCGATCTGCCCCGGGGCGGCACGCGGCTCGGCGTCGCCGGCAAGGTGCTCTCCGCGGCCGACGCACGCTGGTGCCTGGAGCGGGGCGCCGACTTCGTCTCGGTCGGCACCGGCGCGATCCTGCACCACGACTTCGCCGCCCGGGCGGCCGCCGACCCGGACTTCCGCGTGCGGGAGCGCCCGGTCACCCGCGACGTGCTGCGCGCGGAGCGGGTCGGCCCGGCGTTCATCGACTACCTCGCGGCCGGCTGGGACGACCTCGTCGCCTGA